In the Arthrobacter sp. CDRTa11 genome, CAGCACGCCCAGCAGCCTGGCTCCGTTTCTGCCGAAGCTGCCGCCTCCCTCCTGGCAGCGGAAGAGGAATGGTCCAGCCAACTGGACCCGCGCCGGGGGAGCCGCGCGCAGTTTGAGGCGGTCCTGGGGTTCTGGGCAGGATTGCTGGACTCTGTGCCGGGTGATGCGCTTCCGGAAGCCCACCTGGCCTTTCTCCGCGCATCGCTCCGGGCGCCGGCATGGCGGGACGCGGTGCTGGTGATGGCGGCCGCAGGGGCTGCCACCGCCCAGGAGGGGGCCGGCCATTTCGGAATTTTCGACGCCGGGTGCCTCCTTGCGCCGGTTGGCCCAGATCCTGCAGACCCGTCCTCCCCGCCAGGCAATGCCCCGCTGACCGCCGGGACGTCGGCTGACATTTCCACTCAGGGCTCCCGCGCTGCAGGCCCTGACCTGCCCGGATACGGCGAAGTCCTGCTCGGAGTGAAGCCTGTCCTGCCGGACTGGGGCAGGCTCAACAGCCTGGACCGCATCCTGGCGAGCCTCCCCATATACGGAGGGCAGGCAGCGGCTGCCGCCCTGACAGGACGCGGGTGGATCGCCTGGTGCCGGGGCCGCGGATCGTATGCGGCCGCCTATCTGGGGCAGGCGCTCCAGGTGGAGGCGGAGTACAGGCTGGCGGAACTGATGCTGGAACTGGTGCGGCGGGGCACACTTTGCGGCTGGGCGGCACGGAAGGAGGCGGCCTGGCAAAGGTTCCAACCGGACGCGGCCTAGCACCGTTGGCGGGGCTACCGTTCGGTAGCCCCGGGCGGCACCGGCATGAGGTCCTGTTTGGGAAAACCATGAGACAATGGATGCCGAGACCCGGTTGGGTCCGTGAATCAAGTGCAGGTAATGGCACCCTGACGGGAACATTACAGCCGCCCCGGCAGTTCTACTTGTAGACTCTGCCGGCCGTGGTTGCACCTGATGTTCATCACGGACTTGACAGGGTCATAGTGGTGTTGCCCGTATGGTGATTCCACAGACCGCCGCTAGAAAGGTTTTCTGTGACCCCGTCTTCCGCGAAGAAGGAACCCGCCGCCCAGGACGATTTGTCCTCTGAGGAGAAGCTGGCTGCAACGAACGCCAAGCGGGCAGCCAACACTGCCGTCAAGGATGCCGCCTCCGGTGATGCCGGCACGGCTGGCAAGCCTGAACCCAAGAAGCGCGGGCCCAAGCCCGGCGCCAAAGCTGCTGCCGCGGCCGCCGGAAAGTCTGCACGCGCTGCCGACTCCGATGACGAGGACGAGGTTGAGGAAGACCTTGACGACATCATCCTTGAAGGCGCCGGCGACGACGGTGAAATCGACGCCGCCAAGGCCGCTTCCGCAGCCACGGGCAAGGGATTTGTCTACTCGGACGCCGACGACGACGACGCCCCGGTCCAGCAGGTCATGTCAGCCGGTGCTACGGCTGACCCCGTCAAGGATTACCTGAAGCAGATCGGTAAGGTTGCGCTGCTCAACGCCGAGCAGGAAGTTGACCTGGCGCTGCGGATTGAGGCGGGCCTCTTTGCCGAAGAGAAGATCAATGCCGATGACGGCTCCATGGATCCGAAGTTCCGGCGCGAGCTTGAATTCGTCATCCACGATGGCAAGCGGGCCAAGAACCACCTGCTGGAAGCCAACCTCCGCCTGGTCGTCTCGCTGGCCAAGCGCTACACCGGCCGCGGCATGCTCTTCCTTGACCTGATCCAGGAAGGCAACCTGGGCCTGATCCGCGCCGTGGAGAAGTTCGACTACACCAAGGGCTTCAAGTTCTCCACCTACGCCACGTGGTGGATCCGCCAGGCCATCACCCGAGCCATGGCCGACCAGGCACGCACCATCCGCATCCCGGTGCACATGGTCGAAGTCATCAACAAGCTGGCCCGCGTCCAGCGGCAGATGCTCCAGGACCTCGGCCGCGAGCCCACGCCCGAAGAGCTTGCCCTGGAACTGGACATGACTCCGGAGAAGGTGGTGGAGGTCCAGAAGTACGGCCGCGAACCGATTTCGCTTCACACGCCGCTTGGCGAAGACGGCGACTCCGAGTTCGGTGACCTTATCGAGGACTCCGAGGCCGTTGTTCCTGCCGACGCCGTGAGCTTCACGCTTCTGCAGGAGCAGCTGCACTCCGTGCTGGACACACTCTCCGAGCGTGAAGCCGGCGTGGTGGCCATGCGGTTCGGCCTCACCGACGGACAGCCGAAGACTTTAGACGAAATCGGCAAGGTCTACGGAGTCACGCGCGAGCGGATCCGCCAGATCGAATCCAAGACAATGTCCAAGCTCCGCCACCCGTCGCGGTCGCAGGTGCTGCGGGACTACCTGGACTAGGCACTGGACCAAGGCACGGCATCAGGCAGCGCGGGGTCACCCTCCCAACGGTCCCAGTCCGTGGGAAGTGGGGCCCCGCGTCCTATTTTGCAGGGCTTTGGGCGGCAGGCAGTGAACTGTTGCTTAAACAATCAGGACCCCTCCAGTGGAGGGGTCCTGATATGTAGTAGTCAGTCGGTGAAATCAATCGATTTCGACGGGTGCCTTCTCGTGAAGCCGGCCCGTCTCGTCGTGCCAGTCGGAGCTCAAGGGCTTGAGTGTTGCCTCGACCGCACGCGAGTGGTGGCCGCAGAAGAGCAGCTCACCGCCGGAGGACTCGAGTACAACCCGGACATATGCCTGAGCTCCGCAACGATCGCACCGGTCCAGTGCGTTGAGTGTGCGGGCTGCCACTGCTGTGGTCATATCGGCCTCCTTAGTAGATCTGTACCTCCATATAACCAGTAGTTTTAGCGAATCCATCGCAAGTATTGGGCAAGTTCGCTGTCCGCGTAGCCGCAAGAATTGATCAAGCTCCCCGCAGGGCATCACAAAAAGATAACGGGCACGTGCCCTGTGCCTGTTTAAAAGCGTGGTGGGCCGGCGTCCCGTGGCGGCCCGGCTACCCTTGGAAGGGTGCTTTATGCACCAGCTGTTCCGTCATTGAAGGAGTTCACACCCGTGGCACCAAGTTCTGATTACACCGCCCGGCACCTCTCGGTACTGGAGGGCCTCGAGGCCGTCCGCAAGCGGCCGGGCATGTACATCGGATCAACAGATTCCCGCGGCCTGATGCACTGCCTCTGGGAGATCATCGACAACTCTGTGGATGAAGCCCTGGCCGGGTTCGGCCACGACATCAAGATCATCCTGCACGCGGACAACTCTGTGGAGATCCACGACGACGGACGCGGCATCCCGGTGGACATGGAACCCAAGACCGGACTCACCGGCGTCGAGGTGGTGTTCACGAAGCTCCACGCCGGCGGAAAGTTCGGCGGCGGTTCCTACACCGCCTCCGGCGGCCTTCACGGTGTTGGCGCCTCCGTGGTGAACGCCCTGTCCGCCCGCCTCGATGTTGAGGTGGACCGCGGCGGCAAAACGTACAAGATGTCCTTCCGGCGGGGAGAGCCGGGCCGGTTCAAGGACCAGGGCAGCAGGCTGGACCCGTCGGCCACGTTTGCCCCGTTTGTGGACGGTTCCGTCCTTGACGTGGTGGGCAAGGCGAAGCGGGGGATCACCGGCACCCGGATCAGGTACTGGGCCGACCGCCAGATCTTCACCCCGGACGCCAAATTCTCCTATGACGAGCTGGCAGCCCGCGCGCGGCAGACGTCCTTCCTGGTGCCGGGGCTGAAGCTCACCGTCCGTGACGAGCGCAGGCTCGCCGGAACGCCGGGGGAAGCAGCGCCGCACGAGGAAGTCTTCCACCACGACGGCGGCATCTCGGAATTTGTTGATTTCCTGGCCGCCGATCCAGCGGTTACGGATGTCTGGCGGCTTCACGGATCCGGAAAGTTCAAGGAAACCGTTCCGGTGCTGGATGAGCGGGGCCACAGCCAACTGGCGGAGGTGGAGCGCGACTGCGAAGTGGACGTTGCCCTCCGTTGGGGTATCGGCTACGACAGCACCGTCCGCAGCTTCGTCAACATCATCTCCACGCCCAAGGGCGGAACGCACCAGTCGGGCTTTGAGCAGGCGCTGGTGAAGACTTTCCGGAAGGCGGTGGAGAGCAACGCGCGCAAGCTCAAGGCCGGTAACGACAAAATCGAGAAGGATGACATTTTCGCCGGTCTGACGGCGGTCCTGACAGTGCGCCTCGCCGAGCCCCAGTTCGAGGGCCAGACCAAGGAGATCCTGGGCACGTCTGCCGTCCGGGCCATCGTGGCGAAGGTGGTGGAACACGAGATCAATGCCAAGCTCAACTCCGCCAACCGGAACGACAAGGCCCAGTCGGCCCTGCTGCTGGAAAAAATCGTCAGCGAAATGAAGTCGCGCATTTCCGCCCGGGTGCACAAGGAAACGCAGCGCCGCAAGAATGCCCTGGAAACCTCATCGATGCCCACCAAGCTGGCAGACTGCCGGACGGACGACGTCGAACGTTCCGAGCTGTTTATTGTGGAAGGTGACTCGGCGCTGGGCACCGCCAAGCTGGCACGGTCCTCAGACTTCCAGGCGCTGCTGCCGATCCGCGGAAAAATCCTGAATGTTCAAAAGGCTTCGGTGGGGGACATGCTGTCCAACACCGAGTGCGCGGCCCTGATCCAGGTGGTTGGCGCCGGCTCGGGACGCAGCTTCGATCTTGCCGCGGCGCGGTACGGAAAGGTCATCCTGATGACCGACGCGGATGTGGACGGCGCCCATATCCGGACGCTGCTGCTGACCCTGTTCTTCCGGTACATGCGGCCGATGATCCTCGACGGCCGCGTCTTTGC is a window encoding:
- a CDS encoding DUF4192 family protein; this translates as MTPPEHLTVQGPEDVLGFIPHSLGYWPAESLVAMTLQGKRLGATLRLDLPGPGTLADPREFARTVRDYLRADQHADAALLVFFTNDGWMDLPHTCTYTGLLAALQAVLGTSGMPVRDAWYVGDRYWRDAYCSDQSCCPVPGRPIEEIRDSRLNAEMVYRGSSVGPAPDQHAQQPGSVSAEAAASLLAAEEEWSSQLDPRRGSRAQFEAVLGFWAGLLDSVPGDALPEAHLAFLRASLRAPAWRDAVLVMAAAGAATAQEGAGHFGIFDAGCLLAPVGPDPADPSSPPGNAPLTAGTSADISTQGSRAAGPDLPGYGEVLLGVKPVLPDWGRLNSLDRILASLPIYGGQAAAAALTGRGWIAWCRGRGSYAAAYLGQALQVEAEYRLAELMLELVRRGTLCGWAARKEAAWQRFQPDAA
- a CDS encoding RNA polymerase sigma factor; translated protein: MTPSSAKKEPAAQDDLSSEEKLAATNAKRAANTAVKDAASGDAGTAGKPEPKKRGPKPGAKAAAAAAGKSARAADSDDEDEVEEDLDDIILEGAGDDGEIDAAKAASAATGKGFVYSDADDDDAPVQQVMSAGATADPVKDYLKQIGKVALLNAEQEVDLALRIEAGLFAEEKINADDGSMDPKFRRELEFVIHDGKRAKNHLLEANLRLVVSLAKRYTGRGMLFLDLIQEGNLGLIRAVEKFDYTKGFKFSTYATWWIRQAITRAMADQARTIRIPVHMVEVINKLARVQRQMLQDLGREPTPEELALELDMTPEKVVEVQKYGREPISLHTPLGEDGDSEFGDLIEDSEAVVPADAVSFTLLQEQLHSVLDTLSEREAGVVAMRFGLTDGQPKTLDEIGKVYGVTRERIRQIESKTMSKLRHPSRSQVLRDYLD
- a CDS encoding DUF7455 domain-containing protein; the protein is MTTAVAARTLNALDRCDRCGAQAYVRVVLESSGGELLFCGHHSRAVEATLKPLSSDWHDETGRLHEKAPVEID
- a CDS encoding DNA gyrase/topoisomerase IV subunit B; this encodes MAPSSDYTARHLSVLEGLEAVRKRPGMYIGSTDSRGLMHCLWEIIDNSVDEALAGFGHDIKIILHADNSVEIHDDGRGIPVDMEPKTGLTGVEVVFTKLHAGGKFGGGSYTASGGLHGVGASVVNALSARLDVEVDRGGKTYKMSFRRGEPGRFKDQGSRLDPSATFAPFVDGSVLDVVGKAKRGITGTRIRYWADRQIFTPDAKFSYDELAARARQTSFLVPGLKLTVRDERRLAGTPGEAAPHEEVFHHDGGISEFVDFLAADPAVTDVWRLHGSGKFKETVPVLDERGHSQLAEVERDCEVDVALRWGIGYDSTVRSFVNIISTPKGGTHQSGFEQALVKTFRKAVESNARKLKAGNDKIEKDDIFAGLTAVLTVRLAEPQFEGQTKEILGTSAVRAIVAKVVEHEINAKLNSANRNDKAQSALLLEKIVSEMKSRISARVHKETQRRKNALETSSMPTKLADCRTDDVERSELFIVEGDSALGTAKLARSSDFQALLPIRGKILNVQKASVGDMLSNTECAALIQVVGAGSGRSFDLAAARYGKVILMTDADVDGAHIRTLLLTLFFRYMRPMILDGRVFAAVPPLHRVEVINAGQKANEMIYTYSEAELHVLLARLAKEGKRYKEPIQRYKGLGEMDAEQLAETTMDPRHRTLRKVGIENAQQAEDTFDLLMGSDVAPRKDFIIAGASSLDRERIDA